The following proteins are encoded in a genomic region of Candidatus Hydrogenedentota bacterium:
- a CDS encoding dihydroxy-acid dehydratase produces MPGTKPGGFDRNLTSYGDRGFSRFLRQAFLASAGYDAHDADRPVIGIADTSSDYNPCHREMPALVQAVKRGVLEAGGIPFAFPTSSLHEILIAPTAMFYRNLMAMETEEMLRAYPMDAVVLLGGCDKTVPAQLMAAALVNLPAIAVVTGPMRAGSYRGERLGACTDCRRQWARFRAGEIDEAELSGITQALCSTGGTCMVMGTASTMACMAEALGIMLPGGASAPFGTGARLRQAVMSGRRAVAVAREQVRPRDLLTRAAFANALTVLMALGGSTNAIIHLTAIARRAGVPLTLDDFQRASENTPLLVDCKPAGSGYLEDFDRAGGMPVLLKALEPLLDGSAATITGATMGENLRGVAKPGAWQGTIRTLEQPLGGTGALVTLRGTLAPDGAVIKAAAASPHLLRHRGPAAVFDSAEDAATQIDNAALGLSPDHVLVLRNAGPVGAGMPESGSLPIPRPLAQAGVKDMVRVSDARMSGTAYGACVLHCAPEAAVGGPLALVENGDLIELDVPGRRIDLLVEEAELARRRARFSPPPLPERGYARLHAQYVMQAHLGADLNFLAEKT; encoded by the coding sequence GCTTCAGCCGCTTTCTGCGCCAGGCGTTCCTGGCGTCGGCGGGCTACGATGCCCACGACGCAGACCGCCCCGTCATCGGTATCGCGGACACAAGTTCGGACTATAACCCCTGCCACCGCGAGATGCCCGCGCTGGTGCAGGCGGTAAAGCGCGGCGTGCTCGAAGCGGGCGGGATTCCCTTTGCCTTTCCCACGTCCTCGCTGCACGAAATCCTGATTGCGCCCACGGCCATGTTTTACCGCAATCTCATGGCCATGGAAACGGAAGAAATGCTGCGGGCGTATCCCATGGATGCCGTAGTGCTGCTGGGCGGCTGCGACAAGACGGTGCCCGCGCAGTTGATGGCCGCGGCGTTGGTGAACCTTCCCGCGATTGCGGTGGTCACCGGCCCGATGCGCGCAGGGTCGTATCGCGGCGAGCGGCTTGGCGCATGCACGGATTGCCGGCGGCAATGGGCGCGTTTCCGTGCGGGCGAGATTGACGAAGCGGAGCTGTCGGGGATCACGCAGGCGCTGTGTTCTACCGGCGGTACCTGCATGGTCATGGGCACCGCTTCGACGATGGCCTGCATGGCGGAGGCGCTCGGAATCATGCTGCCCGGCGGCGCGTCCGCCCCGTTTGGGACGGGCGCCCGGCTGCGGCAGGCGGTGATGTCGGGGCGCCGTGCCGTGGCGGTGGCGCGAGAACAGGTGCGGCCGCGCGACCTCCTGACGCGCGCCGCGTTCGCAAATGCGTTGACCGTGTTGATGGCCCTCGGCGGCTCGACGAACGCTATCATCCACCTGACGGCCATTGCGCGCCGCGCAGGTGTGCCCCTGACCTTGGACGATTTCCAGCGCGCCTCGGAAAACACGCCGCTGCTGGTGGACTGCAAACCGGCGGGGAGCGGGTACCTCGAAGATTTCGACAGAGCAGGGGGCATGCCCGTGTTGCTAAAGGCGCTCGAACCGCTGCTCGATGGCAGCGCGGCGACGATTACAGGCGCGACGATGGGGGAGAACCTGCGCGGTGTTGCGAAGCCCGGCGCGTGGCAGGGCACGATTCGCACGCTCGAGCAGCCGCTGGGCGGCACGGGCGCGCTCGTGACCCTGCGCGGCACACTCGCGCCGGACGGAGCCGTCATCAAGGCCGCCGCGGCGTCGCCGCACCTGCTGCGGCACCGCGGCCCCGCGGCGGTGTTCGACTCCGCCGAGGACGCCGCGACGCAAATCGATAACGCTGCGCTGGGCCTTTCGCCGGACCACGTGCTGGTGCTGCGCAATGCGGGTCCCGTAGGTGCGGGCATGCCGGAATCCGGGTCGCTTCCGATTCCCAGGCCGCTGGCGCAAGCAGGGGTAAAAGACATGGTCCGTGTGTCCGACGCGCGGATGAGCGGCACGGCCTATGGCGCGTGCGTCCTGCACTGTGCGCCCGAGGCGGCCGTGGGCGGCCCGCTTGCGCTGGTTGAGAACGGGGACCTCATCGAACTCGACGTGCCCGGCAGGCGTATCGACCTTCTTGTTGAGGAAGCGGAACTTGCCCGGCGCCGCGCCCGGTTTTCACCGCCTCCGCTACCGGAACGGG